The sequence below is a genomic window from Arthrobacter sp. U41.
GCTGAACGCTTCCGCCTGCTGGCCGAGGAGCACCTGGAGCGGGGCGAAGAACGCCGCGTTGATGCCCACATTGACGAGGACGACGCCAGCGATCCAGACCGGGCGTACCGCCCGCTCGGGCTCGGCGAGCGCCACCGCCGTCGGGCTTTCCGCGGCGAGGGCGCCAGGGGCTGGGTCCGGGGCTGCTCCGGGTCGATCGGAAAGGCTCATGTAATTCGGTTCCCCCGGAAACTGACAAGGATCGCTGAAGATCGGTGTGGAGCCAGACTATCGTGGGGACGACGATCCGCCCGCTTATTTCCAGCACGAGGAGAACCGATGGCTGCATCCGCCGTTAATACCGCCGACCTCTACGACCAGCGGGGTGAGGAGCTCGACTCCGTGGCCCTGCAGTTCCAGTCGCTCGGCGGCCACACCCACTTCAGCGGCCCGGTCCGGACCATCCGCTGCTTCGAGGACAATGCCCTGGTCAAGTCCACCCTCGCCTCCCCCGGCGGCGGCGCCGTCCTGGTGGTGGACGGCAGGGGCTCGCTGCGCACCGCCCTGATGGGGGACCTGATCGCGGCCAGCGCCGTCGCGAACGGCTGGGCCGGCGTCGTCATCAACGGCGCCATCCGCGACCGGGTGGCAATCGCCGGGCTGCCGCTCGGGGTGAAGGCGCTGGGCAGCAACCCGCGCAAGAGCGCCAAGGCAGGCGCCGGCGAGGTGGACGTGGAACTGGAGATCGACGGCGTCGTCCTCCGGCCCGGCGCGATGATCTGGTGCGACCCGGACGGGATCCTGGTCGAGCGCTGACCCGCCGAGGTGAGGCTTCGCGCCCATGTGCCGACGGCAAAGTCATATGGTCGTTGCAACGCTCTGATTGATGGAGCCACCTCGGCGGGGTTCGACGGCGGTGCCGTCCGCCGGCCGGGTCCGGCGGCCCGCCTAAACTGTATGTTTCCTCTCACTTTTGCCGCTGTGACAGTCGTCGCTCCGGCTCCGGTGCAAGACTGGGTAGCTGCGGCGCGGGCCGTGTAGTGCGACATGCCGAGGGAGCCAGATGACAACCACCCAAGACCAGACCGTAGCCAAGATCCCCCAGCGGGTCATCTGGCTGGCCGTGGCAGGCGCCGTCGGCGGCTTCCTCTTCGGCTTCGACTCCTCAGTCGTCAACGGCGCCGTCGACGCCATCAAGGACGAGTTCGCGCTCAGCGAGGCGGTGACCGGCTTCGCGGTGGCCGTGGCCCTCCTCGGCTGTGCGGCGGGCGCCTACCTGGCCGGCAAGGTCGCCGACCGCTACGGCCGCATCCCGGCCATGAAAATCGGGGCGCTGCTGTTCCTGGTCAGTGCGATCGGAACGGGCTTCGCCTTCAGCGTGTGGGACCTCATCTTCTGGCGCCTCGTCGGCGGCCTGGGCATCGGCCTGGCCTCCGTGATCGCCCCGGCGTACATCTCCGAGATCTCCCCGCGCCACGTCCGCGGCCGTCTGGCCTCGCTCCAGCAGCTCGCCATCACCACAGGTATCTTCGCCGCGCTGCTCTCGGACGCCCTTTTCGCGAACTTCGCCGGCGGTGCCGGCCAGGATCTCTGGTTCGGTCTGGAAGCGTGGCGCTGGATGTTCATGGTCGCCGCCGTCCCCGCCGTCGTCTACGGCTGGATCGCCTACACCTTGCCCGAGTCACCGCGGTTCCTGGTCTTCCAGGGCAAGGACGAGGAAGCGCTCACAGTCTTCCAGTCCATCGCCCCGGACGAGGACACCGACCGCCACCTGCGCGACATCAAGAAGGCCATTGAGGAAGACAAAGTCGCGGGCCAGAAGGGCTCGCTGCGCGGCAAGGCTTTCGGCCTGCAGCCCGTGGTGTGGATCGGCATCATCCTGTCGGTGCTTCAGCAGTTCGTCGGCATCAACGTGATCTTCTACTACTCCACCACCCTGTGGAAGGCCGTCGGTTTCCAGGAGCAGGACTCCCTGACGATCTCCGTGGCAACCGCCATCACGAACATCCTCGTGACCCTCGTGGCGATCGCCCTGGTGGACCGGATCGGCCGCCGGCCCATCATGCTCGCAGGTTCCATCGGCATGGCCGCCTCGCTGGGCACCATGGCGCTGGCCTTCGGCTCAGCCACCGGCACCGGTGACGCGATTTCGCTGCCGGGCGCGTGGGGCCCGGCAGCCCTGGTTGCCGCCAACGTCTTCGTGATCAGCTTCGGCGCATCCTGGGGCCCGCTCGTCTGGGTGCTGCTGGGCGAGATCTTCCCGTCGCGGATCCGCGCCCGCGCACTGGGCCTCGCCGCGGCCGCCCAATGGATCGCCAACTTCGCCATCACCCTGAGCTTCCCGGTCATGGCGGCGGCCTCCCTGCCCCTGACCTACGCCATGTACGCGATGTTCGCGGCGGCGTCCTTCTTCTTCGTAAAGTTCAAGGTGCCCGAGACCAACGGGATGTCCCTGGAACACGCCGAGACCCTCTTCGTCCCGAAGGGCTCCGCGAAGGAGCCCGTCAAGGCCTGAGCCGCGCGCACCGCGGCGCATGCTTCCGCCGCCTCACGAGGTGATGGATGATGCCCATGTTTCCGGGAACATGGGCATGAGCTGTCACCTCGGCGGGCACCGGGGCTAGAGAATGAGCTTCATGCCCTCGTGGCTCGCCGCTAAGCCGAGCCGCTCGTAAAACCGGTGGGCGGCCGTGCGGGACTTGTCCGTGGTGAGCTGCAGGAGGGAACAGCCGCGGAGCCGCGACTCGTCGATGGCCCATTCCACCATCGCCGCCCCGACGCTCTGGCCGCGCAGCTCGCTGCCCACCCGCACAGCCTCCAACTGGGCGCGCCATGAACCCCGGCGGGACAGCCCCGGCAGGAAGCTCAGCTGGAAGGTCGCCACCAGGCGGGTACCGGACGCGTCCGCGGTCTCCAGCTCCCCCACGAGCAGGAGGTGCGCCGGATCGGCGGCGATCGCGGCAAACGCCTTCTCGTAGGGGGCCAGATCGGACGTGTCCTCGCGGCTTGACCCGAGCTGGTCATCGGCCAGCAGCCGGAGAATGTCGGGCAGATCGGCGCGTTCGGCATGGCGCAAGCGGAAAGTCCCGCCGGCTACGTCGAGGGTCAGCAACGAGGTCCGGTCACGGGGGTTCGAAGTCACCAGTCCAGCTTGCCCTACCGCCCCGCCGAGGTGACAGATGATGCCCATGTTTTCCCGAAACATGGGCATCATCTGTCACCTCGGGTGGGGGCCTGCTGAGCACGCAGACGCCGACGCCGGAACTCGGGTGAGTTCCGGCGTCGGCGGCTATGCTTCGGCGATATTGAAACGGACTAGGCGGCAGCCTTTGCGTCTTCGACCACGGCGACGACGGCCGGGAACAGCGGGTGGTCCGGGGCCAGTCCGGTGATGTTCGCGGTTGCCTCCTCGGCGCTCGAGGATGCCAGGATCTGTCCAAGCTCCACGGCTTCGGCGTCGGCCGGGTCGTTGAAGCGCAGGGCCGCGGCGATCGCGCCGAGCAGCGCCTCCGGGACGATCCCGCGTTCGGCCAGCTCCGCCGCCGGACCGATAAAACGTTCGTGCCGGCTGAGTTTGCGCAACGGCGCCCGACCCACGCGGTTCACGGTGTCCGGCAGGTGCGGGTTGGTGAAACGCCCCAGAATTTTCTGGACATAGGCTTCCTGCTCGTCACGGTTGAAGCCGTGCTTGGCGACCAGGAGCTCTTTCGTTTCGTCCAGGACGGCGCGCACATCGGCGGCGACGTCCTGATCGGCCATGGCCTCGGAAATCTTCCCGAGCCCGGCATCAAACCCGAAATACGCCGCCGCGGCATGCCCGGTGTTCACGGTGAACAGTTTCCGCTCGATATACGGCTCCAGGTTGTCCACGAACGTGGCACCCGGAATGACCGGCGCCGCAGCACCGAACGGCGTCCGGTCGATAACCCATTCGTAGAACGTCTCGACCGTGACGTCCAGGCCCTGCCCCGCCTCCTGGTTGGGCACGATCCGGTCCACCGCCGTGTTCGCGAAGACCGCCTTGTCATCGAGGGATCCCGCAGCCGCGTCCCACTGGGCAAGCACCTCGGACTTCAGGATGTCCGTGGCGTTGATAGCGTTTTCACACGCCATCACCTGCAGTGGAGCCATTCCTGCGGCCCGGCCGGCGATGCCCTTGGCGATCACGGGCGCCACGAATTTGAGAATGTGCGGCCCGACGGCGGTGGTGACGATGTCCGCCGTCGCGATCTCCGCGACCACGTCCGCCTCCTGGCTGCTGGAGTTCAGCGCCCGGAAGTTCTCCACCGTCCGGTCAGTGGGGTTCTCGCCCACCTCGTGGACCCGGTAGCTGTCCGCGGCGGCCAGCTGGGTGATGAGGTCGTCCGCGACATCTGCGAAGACCACCTCATACCCCGCCTCGTGCAGCAGCAGCCCGACAAAGCCGCGGCCGATGTTTCCGGCCCCAAAATGAACAGCCTTCACTAGGAATTGACCTTTCCGAACAGGGCCAGGACTTCATCGACGGTGGTGGCCGCCTCAAGTTGCGCCACCTGCGCCTTGTTCGTGAAGACCTTGGCGATCGAGGACAGGATCTGGAGGTGTTCGTTGTTGATGCCGGCGACGCCGACGACGAACTTCACTTCCTTGCCGTTCCAGTCGATGCCGTTGGGGTAGCGCACCACGGAGACCGCAGACTTCATGATGTGGTCCTTGGCAGCGTTGGTGCCGTGCGGGATCGCAAGGTAGCTGCCCATGTAGGTGGAGACGGATTCCTCGCGTTCGTGCATGGCGTCCAGGTAACCGGAGTCGACGGCGCCGCGGTCCAGCAGGAGCCGGCCGGCCTCGTCGATGGCGGCGTCACGGCTGGTCGCCGTGCCGTTGAGGACGACGCTTTCCGCCACGAGGATCCCGGACGGGCCGGCTTCGGCTTCCGGCTCCGGTTCCGCCACGGCGGTGGCGGCGCCACCGGCTGTGGTCGCAGCTGCGCCGCCGTCGGAAGCATTGCTGCTCCTGACCAGTTCCACGATCTCGTCGTACTTCGGCGAGTTCATGAAGTTGTCGACCGAGACGTGCACGGCGCTGGATGTCACGGGCTTGGCCCGCTCGGTCAGGTCCTGGTGCGTGATGACCACGTCGTAGGTGTCGCTGAGGTTCGCGATCGCCGAGTTCGTGACCTTGACGTCCGGGAAGCCGGCTGCCTTGATCTTGTTCCGAAGCACCGAGGCGCCCATGGCGCTTGAGCCCATGCCGGCGTCGCAGGCAAAGACGATGTTCTTGACCGGTCCCGCGAGCACGGCGACGCCGCCGGCACCCGCACCGGCGAGGGCGGAGGACACGGAGCTCTTCTTACCCTTCATGGTCTCCATCCGGGTGGTGGCTGCGCCGAGCTCATCCTCGTCGGGGGTCTTGCTGGACTTCAGGATCACCGAGGCGATCAGGAAGGACACCGTGGCTGCCAGCAGCACCGACAGCGCCACGCCCACGAAGCTGTCCGGCGGGGTCGCGGCAAAGACCGCGATGATGCTGCCCGGGGCAGCCGGGGAGCGCAGGCCTGCACCGGTCAGGACGAGGGTGAAGATGCCGGTCATGCCGCCGCCGATCGCGGCGAGGATGATGACGGGCTTCATCAGCACGAACGGGAAGTAGATTTCGTGGATGCCGCCGACGAACTGGATCAGGGCGGCCCCGGGTGCCGATGCCTTGGCCAGGCCCTTGCCGAAAATCGTGTATGCCAGCAGGATGCCCACGCCGGGACCGGGGTTGGCTTCGAGCAGGAACAGGATGGACTTGCCCTGGGCGAGCGCCTGCTCCGTTCCCAGCGGTGTCAGGATGCCGTGGTTGACGGCGTTGTTCAGGAACAACACCTTGGCCGGTTCGATAAAAATGCTGGTGAACGGGAGCAGGCCGTTGGTGACCAGGAATTCGACCACGGAGCTGGCGCCGTCGCTGAAGGCCTTGACCACCGGGCCGATCACCAGCATGCCGACAATGGCCATGACAGCTGCCACGATGCCCGCGGTGAAGTTGTCGATCAGCATTTCAAAGCCGGGCTTGACCTTGTTCTCCCAGAGGCTTTCGATCTTCTTCATGATCCACGCCGTCAGCGGCCCCATGATCATGGCGCCGATGAACATCGGGATGTCCGTTCCGACGATTACGCCCATGGTGGCGGCAGCACCGACGACACCGCCGCGGATGCCGTAGACCATGCGGCCACCGGTGTAGCCGATCAGGAGCGGGAGGAGGAAGGTGATCATCGGGCCGACCAATTGGGCCAGGTCTGCGTTGGGGGTGAAACCGGCCGGGATGAAGAAGGCGGTGATGATGCCCCAGGCGATGAACGCGCCGATGTTGGGCATGATCATTCCGGACAGGAACGTCCCGAACTTCTGAACGCCGACCCGCACGCTGGTGCGGGGTTTCGCAACTGTCTCTGTTGCCATGTGATTTCCTAACCGTCATTCCTGCTGCACCGCAGGATGGTCCGATAATTTCGCGAAAGCTAGCTGGTGGAGATCCGGTGGAGCCATTCGAGGAAGAGCTTGAGTTCCGAACTGGAGAGCTGGTCCGAGTGCGATGCCTGCAGTGCCGCGTTCAAGGCGATCGCCGCTGCAACCACTGACGATTTCCCGGTCTGTTCAGGGCCGCTGGCCTTGGCCTGGTCCGAGGACACCGCAAAGATCATGGCGTCGCGGGTCATGGCGGACAGCTCGAGGTTGCGCTCGGGCGCCTTTTCCGTGATCAGCATGAGCGTCACTCCGACGTTGGCGGCCAGGATGCTCCTGGCCGCTTCCCGCGGAGGGACGTTGAGTTGGCCGGCGACGGCGGCCTTGTTCAGCATTTCCTCCATCAGGCCCTCGGCGTCGGCGACGACGGCCGGGCGGCTCTCCGGGCGGATATTGCCAAACATAACCAAGTACAGTTCCGGCTGCTTGAGCCCGAACTGCACATGGTTGTCCCACATCCGCCGGATATCTTCCAGCGGCTGCCCGGACGGCGCGAAGTCGCGTTCGCCCGCCACGTACTCCTCAAACCCCGCCGCGACGACGGCATCAAAGAGCCCTTCCTTGTCACCGAAGTGGTGATAGAGGGTCGGGGCCGTGACTCCGGCCAACTGGGTGATCTGGCGGGTGGAAACGGCGCCGCCGGCGGAGTTGGCCAGCAACTCAGCGGCGGCACGCAACAGCCGCGTCTTTGGCGGAAGCTGGCCATCGAAACTCATAACCGCTACCCTAGCACCTATAGCAACGCTATATGAAGTGCATCACATACAATTTTTTCAGGTACCGGGATCCGCCTGCTGACGTAGCTGTCGGCAGGCCTGCCGGACCGGCCGGACCGGATTATCCGGCCGGATCGGACGGCGGGCTCCGGCGGTACCTGACTCACCGGCTTACCGGCCCACGGCAGAGAATGAGGACCTTCAGTGCAGAACTTCCCAGGAGTAGGCGTCAGCCCCGGCCGCATCATCGGAACCATCCGCCAGATGCCCAAACCCGTCAGCGAACCGCCCGCCGGGGAGCAGCTGCCCGCCGGGGTTGCTGCTGAGGAAGCGACTGCGGCACTGAAAGCGGCGGCGAAGGCTGTCCATGATGAGCTGAAGGCGCGGGCGGCGACGGTCAGCGGCGATGGCAAGGCCGTCCTCGAGGCCACCGCGCTCATGGCGACGGACACGATGCTCCTGAAGTCGGCGGCCAAACTGATCGGCCGCGGAATGTCCAACCAGCGGGCCATCTGGGAGGCCGGCGCCTCTGTCTCGGAAATGTTGCACAACCTGGGCGGTTACATGGCGGAGCGCGCCACTGACGTCCTGGACGTCCGGGCACGGATCGTGGCCGAATTGCGCGGCGTCCCGGCCCCGGGCATTCCTTCCTCCCCCACCCCGTTCATCCTGATCGCCGAGGACCTGGCCCCGGCGGACACCGCCACGCTGGATCCGGAGAAGATCCTTGCCCTGCTCACTGCCGGCGGCGGACCGCAGTCCCACACCGCGATCATTGCCCGTTCCCTGGGCCTTCCCGCCGTCGTTGCCGCAACCGGCGTCGACCAGCTCCCGGACGGCACGGAGGTTTACGTGGACGGCGCCGCCGGCCTGATCACCGCGGATCCGGACGATTCCCAGCGGGCCGCCGCCGAACACTGGGCCGCCACCGCCTCGCTGCTGGCGGAGTTTGACGGCACCGGCGCGACGGCGGACGGCCACCTGGTGCCGCTGCTCGCCAATGTCGGCGGGGCCAAGGACGCCGTGGCGGCCGCGAAGCTCAACGCGCAGGGCGTGGGGCTGTTCCGGACCGAATTCTGCTTCCTGGAACGGGACACCGAGCCCACCGTGGACGAACAGGCCGCCGCGTACAAGGGCGTTTTCGACGCCTTCCCGGGCAAGAAGGTGGTGCTCCGGACGCTCGACGCCGGCGCGGACAAGCCGCTGCCCTTCCTCACCGACGCTACCGAACCCAACCCGGCCCTCGGCGTCCGCGGCTACCGCACCGATTTCACCACGCCGGGTGTGCTGGAACGCCAGCTGCAGGCCATCGCCCGGGCCGAGCAGGACTCCGGGGCGGACGTCTGGGTGATGGCACCGATGATTTCCACTGCGGAGGAGGCAGCCCGCTTCGCCACCCTGTGCGCCGGGGCCGGGATCAAGACCCCGGGTGTGATGGTGGAGGTCCCGTCCGCGGCGCTGACCGCCGAGGCCATCCTCCGGGAGGTGGCCTTCGCGAGCCTGGGCACCAACGACCTGACCCAGTACGCCATGGCCGCCGACCGGCAGCTCGGCCCGCTCGCTGCCCTGAACACTCCGTGGCAGCCTGCCGTGCTCCGGCTGGTCGGCCTGACCGTGGAAGGTTCCGCCGCGGAGGGCCACCACAAACCCGTCGGCGTCTGCGGCGAGGCTGCCGCGGACCCGGCCCTCGCCGTCGTCCTGACCGGGCTGGGCGTCTCGACGCTGTCCATGACGGCCCGGTCGCTCGCCGCCGTGGCCGCCGTGCTGAAGACCGTCACCCTGGCCGAGGCGCAGGAACTGGCGAAGCTGGCCCTGTCCGCGCCGAGCGCCACCGAGGCCCGCGCCTGGGTCCGGGCGAAGCTGCCGGTCCTCGAGGAGCTCGGGCTGTAGCGCCGCAGCAGGCAGCGGCGGTGTGAGGCCGAACGGGGGGCGCTAGGATGCACTTCATGACACTGATTGCTCCGCGGGTGACGGCCGCCCTTCCGGTTGAGGACGCGCAGAAACTCCAGTACGCCCTCAGCGGCAGCGACGACATCACCGTGTTCGTCGACGGCACCGTCCACCGGCTGCCGCCGCAGGCACGGGACGCCGTCGTGGACCTGCTGGCGCGCTTCAGCCGGGGCGAGGCGGTGACGGTCAGCAGCGTCGAGGAAATGCTGACCACGTCACGGGCCGCAGAGCTGGCCGGCATCTCGCACACTTACCTGCGGAACATGACGGACCGCGGCGAAATCCCGGTGGAATACCGGGGCACGCACCGGCGGATCCGGCTCGCCGACATCATGGCCTGG
It includes:
- a CDS encoding mannitol-1-phosphate 5-dehydrogenase, coding for MKAVHFGAGNIGRGFVGLLLHEAGYEVVFADVADDLITQLAAADSYRVHEVGENPTDRTVENFRALNSSSQEADVVAEIATADIVTTAVGPHILKFVAPVIAKGIAGRAAGMAPLQVMACENAINATDILKSEVLAQWDAAAGSLDDKAVFANTAVDRIVPNQEAGQGLDVTVETFYEWVIDRTPFGAAAPVIPGATFVDNLEPYIERKLFTVNTGHAAAAYFGFDAGLGKISEAMADQDVAADVRAVLDETKELLVAKHGFNRDEQEAYVQKILGRFTNPHLPDTVNRVGRAPLRKLSRHERFIGPAAELAERGIVPEALLGAIAAALRFNDPADAEAVELGQILASSSAEEATANITGLAPDHPLFPAVVAVVEDAKAAA
- a CDS encoding PTS mannitol transporter subunit IICBA, with product MATETVAKPRTSVRVGVQKFGTFLSGMIMPNIGAFIAWGIITAFFIPAGFTPNADLAQLVGPMITFLLPLLIGYTGGRMVYGIRGGVVGAAATMGVIVGTDIPMFIGAMIMGPLTAWIMKKIESLWENKVKPGFEMLIDNFTAGIVAAVMAIVGMLVIGPVVKAFSDGASSVVEFLVTNGLLPFTSIFIEPAKVLFLNNAVNHGILTPLGTEQALAQGKSILFLLEANPGPGVGILLAYTIFGKGLAKASAPGAALIQFVGGIHEIYFPFVLMKPVIILAAIGGGMTGIFTLVLTGAGLRSPAAPGSIIAVFAATPPDSFVGVALSVLLAATVSFLIASVILKSSKTPDEDELGAATTRMETMKGKKSSVSSALAGAGAGGVAVLAGPVKNIVFACDAGMGSSAMGASVLRNKIKAAGFPDVKVTNSAIANLSDTYDVVITHQDLTERAKPVTSSAVHVSVDNFMNSPKYDEIVELVRSSNASDGGAAATTAGGAATAVAEPEPEAEAGPSGILVAESVVLNGTATSRDAAIDEAGRLLLDRGAVDSGYLDAMHEREESVSTYMGSYLAIPHGTNAAKDHIMKSAVSVVRYPNGIDWNGKEVKFVVGVAGINNEHLQILSSIAKVFTNKAQVAQLEAATTVDEVLALFGKVNS
- a CDS encoding sugar porter family MFS transporter, with the protein product MTTTQDQTVAKIPQRVIWLAVAGAVGGFLFGFDSSVVNGAVDAIKDEFALSEAVTGFAVAVALLGCAAGAYLAGKVADRYGRIPAMKIGALLFLVSAIGTGFAFSVWDLIFWRLVGGLGIGLASVIAPAYISEISPRHVRGRLASLQQLAITTGIFAALLSDALFANFAGGAGQDLWFGLEAWRWMFMVAAVPAVVYGWIAYTLPESPRFLVFQGKDEEALTVFQSIAPDEDTDRHLRDIKKAIEEDKVAGQKGSLRGKAFGLQPVVWIGIILSVLQQFVGINVIFYYSTTLWKAVGFQEQDSLTISVATAITNILVTLVAIALVDRIGRRPIMLAGSIGMAASLGTMALAFGSATGTGDAISLPGAWGPAALVAANVFVISFGASWGPLVWVLLGEIFPSRIRARALGLAAAAQWIANFAITLSFPVMAAASLPLTYAMYAMFAAASFFFVKFKVPETNGMSLEHAETLFVPKGSAKEPVKA
- a CDS encoding TetR/AcrR family transcriptional regulator, whose translation is MSFDGQLPPKTRLLRAAAELLANSAGGAVSTRQITQLAGVTAPTLYHHFGDKEGLFDAVVAAGFEEYVAGERDFAPSGQPLEDIRRMWDNHVQFGLKQPELYLVMFGNIRPESRPAVVADAEGLMEEMLNKAAVAGQLNVPPREAARSILAANVGVTLMLITEKAPERNLELSAMTRDAMIFAVSSDQAKASGPEQTGKSSVVAAAIALNAALQASHSDQLSSSELKLFLEWLHRISTS
- a CDS encoding GNAT family N-acetyltransferase, with protein sequence MVTSNPRDRTSLLTLDVAGGTFRLRHAERADLPDILRLLADDQLGSSREDTSDLAPYEKAFAAIAADPAHLLLVGELETADASGTRLVATFQLSFLPGLSRRGSWRAQLEAVRVGSELRGQSVGAAMVEWAIDESRLRGCSLLQLTTDKSRTAAHRFYERLGLAASHEGMKLIL
- the rraA gene encoding ribonuclease E activity regulator RraA produces the protein MAASAVNTADLYDQRGEELDSVALQFQSLGGHTHFSGPVRTIRCFEDNALVKSTLASPGGGAVLVVDGRGSLRTALMGDLIAASAVANGWAGVVINGAIRDRVAIAGLPLGVKALGSNPRKSAKAGAGEVDVELEIDGVVLRPGAMIWCDPDGILVER
- the ptsP gene encoding phosphoenolpyruvate--protein phosphotransferase, with the translated sequence MQNFPGVGVSPGRIIGTIRQMPKPVSEPPAGEQLPAGVAAEEATAALKAAAKAVHDELKARAATVSGDGKAVLEATALMATDTMLLKSAAKLIGRGMSNQRAIWEAGASVSEMLHNLGGYMAERATDVLDVRARIVAELRGVPAPGIPSSPTPFILIAEDLAPADTATLDPEKILALLTAGGGPQSHTAIIARSLGLPAVVAATGVDQLPDGTEVYVDGAAGLITADPDDSQRAAAEHWAATASLLAEFDGTGATADGHLVPLLANVGGAKDAVAAAKLNAQGVGLFRTEFCFLERDTEPTVDEQAAAYKGVFDAFPGKKVVLRTLDAGADKPLPFLTDATEPNPALGVRGYRTDFTTPGVLERQLQAIARAEQDSGADVWVMAPMISTAEEAARFATLCAGAGIKTPGVMVEVPSAALTAEAILREVAFASLGTNDLTQYAMAADRQLGPLAALNTPWQPAVLRLVGLTVEGSAAEGHHKPVGVCGEAAADPALAVVLTGLGVSTLSMTARSLAAVAAVLKTVTLAEAQELAKLALSAPSATEARAWVRAKLPVLEELGL
- a CDS encoding helix-turn-helix domain-containing protein gives rise to the protein MTLIAPRVTAALPVEDAQKLQYALSGSDDITVFVDGTVHRLPPQARDAVVDLLARFSRGEAVTVSSVEEMLTTSRAAELAGISHTYLRNMTDRGEIPVEYRGTHRRIRLADIMAWLERQRKRKNSTADGAPDHGDDGAADAS